One Branchiostoma floridae strain S238N-H82 chromosome 1, Bfl_VNyyK, whole genome shotgun sequence genomic region harbors:
- the LOC118422635 gene encoding transcriptional repressor protein YY1-like, producing the protein MASVVGSEVEIQEVEVETMPVVETIETTVETQPMIALQPLPEPGREEVILQTHEEIVGDEEEVHNDSEEIDHIPVPMPVEIEEHINVSTAGKRGRRSTKKGKRGAAFGDLGDAERSRKWEQKQVQIKTLEGEFSVTMWASEDSNKKLPEPEPEPPAPQPQPIPDFSEFMTGKKIPSGGIPGIDLSDPKQLAEFAKIRMKPKKNKEDDSKTIACPHKGCTKMFRDNSAMRKHLHTHGPRVHVCAECGKAFVESSKLKRHQLVHTGEKPFQCTFEGCGKRFSLDFNLRTHVRIHTGDRPYVCPFDGCNKKFAQSTNLKSHILTHAKAKAQQQQQQALTSPILTMPTSTMTLQM; encoded by the exons ATGGCGTCTGTTGTCGGCTCAGAAGTCGAAATTCAGGAGGTGGAGGTGGAGACCATGCCTGTGGTCGAAACCATCGAGACAACAGTAGAAACACAGCCTATGATAGCGTTACAGCCACTACCTGAGCCTGGTCGCGAGGAAGTAATCCTTCAAACGCACGAGGAAATCGTAGGAGACGAAGAAGAGGTCCACAATGACTCCGAGGAAATCGACCATATCCCGGTTCCCATGCCAGTGGAGATCGAGGAACATATTAATGTGAGCACGGCGGGAAAGCGAGGAAGACGGTCGACGAAGAAAGGCAAGAGGGGTGCAGCGTTTGGGGATCTGGGAGACGCCGAGAGGTCGCGGAAATGGGAACAAAAGCAGGTCCAAATAAAGACACTGGAAGGCGAGTTCTCCGTGACGATGTGGGCTTCTG AGGATAGCAACAAGAAGCTGCCCGAGCCCGAACCGGAACCGCCGGCGCCGCAGCCGCAGCCCATCCCCGACTTTAGCGAGTTCATGACGGGCAAGAAAATTCCATCTGGGGGCATTCCAGGCATCGACCTTTCAGATCCCAAGCAGCTTGCAGAGTTTGCCAA aaTCCGCATGAAACCAAAGAAGAACAAGGAGGATGATTCCAAGACAATTGCATGTCCACACAAG GGCTGCACGAAGATGTTCCGTGACAATTCTGCCATGCGGAAGCACCTGCACACACACGGCCCCAGGGTTCATGTCTGTGCTGAATGTGGAAAGGCCTTTGTAGAAAGCTCCAAGTTGAAAAGGCACCAGCTTgtccacacaggagagaagcctTTCCAG TGTACATTTGAAGGTTGCGGCAAACGGTTTTCCCTCGACTTCAACCTGCGGACCCACGTCCGGATCCACACCGGCGACCGGCCTTACGTCTGCCCCTTCGACGGCTGCAACAAGAAGTTTGCCCAGTCCACCAACCTGAAGTCTCACATCCTGACCCACGCCAAGGCCAAggcacagcagcagcaacaacaagcCCTGACCAGTCCCATCCTCACCATGCCAACTTCCACCATGACTCTCCAGATGTAG
- the LOC118424617 gene encoding transient receptor potential cation channel subfamily A member 1-like, whose amino-acid sequence MVKVLVQNNADVNAIDSTNVTPIALATSRCSPELMFHLLSPRASGAFCVRTGQRSNGGLRVRGNAGETTKDNLNNQDEMQRTPLMLAALFGDSDSLRLLLSTGADVRRADCDGRTVLHHGVGHSRVLDILLQNKKAKRLLEKKDGAGCTPLHHAAQGGFDKNVRSLLAAGADRNSRNNNGETALHEAARHGRLNVIKTLLRGSGREGKPGDSIKVRLVNTANSRGMRPLHLASKYGHPEVVRYLLDNHAAITQTMDGTSPLHYAVRSGNQKTVDSLLDVHYDCLNWEDDNGNTPLHVAAKEDLPEIVTLLLTDGAIVAENHQKENALDVAINKGSVDAALAMGRHARWADLLRQEDRAQLPHLVVEMPTVAEEFLNRFCVEKTVPEGDKEGNNYKVLAYDFSYMYGRREGLSFLKAITRNRRWQCLQHPIVEKFLKVYWEKIGFQIFLATLVVYMIFLGCLTTLVMMQASMISQTREAANITTEQAANCYNITLLCDLSETLCVLSYLVLVFAAIGLIKDVYNLIRQGLDFLTVSNMLDFIMCLAALLYTLPAKLPLPMHPCVKAYAATIAVFLAWIMFVLVLRRIYVFGLYIIMIGSIFITMIRVVLVFIIYLFAFCFSFFYLVTIADTSLGSGFDDFPRTFYTLLSMMMGELDINSNFKLGVNTRNSITLALLLIFIVVMCIIIVNLLVGLAVGDIKAIREAARLGHLQIQAEYMLHKEWGISLFLRRFQIMHYNEKKGSRKKMSLITRIVPHQLRELFDVGKEFEEAKSCSCHEILEETRASLEARLKEVMSSLSNVQHDLSQLSKLTSQEQLSSTSLNATPGDEDDDDVGHVDDLIDEYRRNENKLYRQHSTEGDEGFRPRVGSSVSILRKLRGKSRRNVSVIKEDNEGENAEDEGAESYTTKL is encoded by the exons ATGGTCAAGGTGTTG GTCCAGAACAACGCGGACGTCAACGCCATAGACTCCACCAACGTGACGCCCATCGCGCTGGCCACGTCCAGATGTTCACCCGAGCTCATGTTCCACCTGCTCAGCCCTCGGG CTTCTGGTGCTTTCTGTGTTCGGACTGGGCAACGGAGCAA CGGTGGGCTCAGAGTTCGAGGAAACGCAGGCGAGACAACAAAA GACAATCTAAATAACCAGGACGAGATGCAGCGCACCCCGTTGATGCTGGCGGCGCTGTTCGGTGACAGTGACTCCCTGCGGCTGCTGCTGAGCACCGGTGCAGACGTGCGGAGGGCGGACTGTGACGGCAGGACCGTCCTGCACCACGGCGTGGGACACTCCAGAGTGTTGGACATTCTACTCCAG AATAAGAAAGCCAAGCGCTTATTGGAGAAGAAGGATGGAGCCGGATGTACACCACTGCATCACGCGGCTCAGGGTGGGTTCGACAAG AACGTCAGGTCATTGCTAGCAGCTGGCGCAGACCGCAACTCCAGGAACAACAACGGGGAAACCGCACTTCATGAGGCAGCCAG ACACGGACGCCTGAACGTCATAAAGACGCTGCTGCGCGGGAGTGGACGTGAGGGGAAGCCGGGAGACTCCATCAAGGTCCGGCTGGTGAACACCGCCAACTCACGGGGCATGCGACCGCTGCACCTGGCGTCCAAGTACGGTCATCCAGAGGTCGTGCGGTACCTGCTGGACAACCACGCCGCCATAACACA GACCATGGACGGCACCAGCCCGCTCCATTACGCCGTGAGGAGCGGCAATCAGAAGACGGTGGATTCTCTGCTGGATGTCCACTATGACTGTCTGAACTGGGAGGACGATAACGGG AACACGCCACTTCATGTAGCGGCCAAGGAAGACCTTCCCGAAATCGTGACGCTGCTGTTGACGGACGGAGCGATCGTTGCAGAGAACCACCAAAAGGAGAACGCGCTGGACGTCGCTATCAACAAGGGGTCGGTGGACGCAGCTCTGGCCATGGGGAGACATGCGCG TTGGGCCGACCTCTTGCGGCAGGAGGACAGAGCGCAGCTGCCTCATCTGGTGGTGGAGATGCCCACCGTGGCTGAG GAATTTTTGAATCGGTTTTGTGTGGAGAAGACCGTACCAGAAGGAGACAAAGAGGGGAATAACTACAAG GTCTTGGCGTATGACTTCAGCTATATGTACGGAAGACGCGAGGGCTTGTCCTTTCTCAAG GCGATCACAAGGAATCGGCGCTGGCAGTGCCTGCAGCATCCCATTGTGGAGAAATTCCTCAAAGTTTACTG GGAGAAGATTGGCTTCCAGATATTCCTGGCCACCTTAGTTGTGTACATGATCTTCCTTGGCTGCCTGACGACGCTGGTAATGATGCAAGCTTCAATGATCTCACAAACGCGCGAAGCTGCCAACATCACAACGGAACAGGCCGCAAACTGTTACAACATCACACTGCTGTGTGACTTGTCAGAG ACGCTGTGTGTGCTCTCGTATCTGGTCTTAGTATTCGCGGCCATCGGTCTCATAAAGGATGTGTACAACCTCATTCGACAG GGCTTGGATTTCCTGACCGTCAGCAACATGCTGGATTTCATCATGTGCCTTGCTGCTCTTCTGTACACACTTCCAGCAAAACTCCCATTACCTATGCATCCATGTGTGAAGGCGTATGCTGCCACCATTGCCGTGTTCCTGGCATGGATCATGTTTGTTCTCGTGCTCAGACG GATCTATGTATTTGGGCTGTACATCATCATGATCGGCAGCATCTTCATCACGATGATCAGGGTGGTGCTGGTGTTCATCATCTACCTCTTCGCCTTCTGCTTCTCCTTCTTCTACCTGGTCACCATTGCAGATACGTCATTG GGGAGTGGCTTTGATGACTTCCCGAGGACCTTCTACACATTGCTGTCTATGATGATGGGGGAACTGGACATCAACAGCAACTTCAAACTCGGGGTGAACACGAGAAACTCCATCACTCTGGCACTCCTGCTGATCTTCATCGTCGTCATGTGCATCATCATCGTCAATTTGCTG GTTGGTCTGGCTGTTGGGGACATCAAAGCAATCAGGGAGGCAGCCAGACTTGGTCATCTTCAAATACAG GCGGAGTATATGTTGCACAAGGAATGGGGCATCAGTCTGTTCCTCCGGCGGTTCCAGATCATGCATTATAACGAAAAGAAGGGGTCCAGGAAGAAGATGAGCTTGATTACCAGAATTGTACCTCATCAGCTGCGTGAG CTGTTTGATGTGGGCAAAGAATTTGAAGAAGCCAAGTCCTGCTCATGTCATGAGATTCTGGAGGAAACAAGAGCGAGTCTGGAAGCAAG gctgaaGGAGGTGATGTCCAGTCTGTCGAATGTTCAGCATGACTTGAGCCAGTTATCCAAGCTAACATCTCAAGAGCAGCTCAGCTCAACATCGCTGAACGCTACTCCAggagatgaagatgatgatgatgttggcCATGTGGATGACCTTATAGACGAGTACCGGCGGAATGAAAATAAGTTATACCGGCAACACTCCACAGAGGGTGACGAGGGCTTTAGGCCAAGAGTCGGCAGCAGTGTAAGCATCCTTAGGAAACTCCGCGGAAAATCTCGCAGGAATGTCAGTGTCATTAAAGAGGACAATGAAGGGGAAAATGCAGAGGACGAAGGGGCGGAATCTTACACTACAAAGCTCTGA
- the LOC118424685 gene encoding uncharacterized protein LOC118424685 → MTSKDSDDGNFMRNFARRFSAAVPSSEDQGHAEAEMREDPSLTPTRLQMRRVSEPVLLGGRRGDGARVGQDQGRADVGDSHRRETGESLKRGSAYIYENRPGAFARQTSRDSVLKVEIDPFDLVDGSSTIHEAATRNDVPSLVKLLEGGHDINDKDWAGRSAVFLAVRSHSYGALELLLRHGADTAGVVAHSDDAALHYAVKGGDVRIVNVSSANTVLIVTIAPELKLSYT, encoded by the exons ATGACATCCAAAGACTCCGACGACGGGAATTTCATGCGGAATTTCGCCCGTAGGTTCAGCGCTGCCGTTCCCAGTTCTGAAGACCAAGGTCACGCGGAGGCGGAAATGCGCG AAGACCCGTCCCTGACCCCCACCAGACTCCAGATGCGGCGTGTGAGTGAGCCTGTCCTGCTAGGAGGCCGGCGGGGTGACGGGGCTCGGGTAGGGCAGGATCAGGGGCGCGCAGACGTTGGAGACTCACACCGCCGGGAGACGGGAGAGTCGCTGAAGCGTGGCTCGGCCTACATCTACGAGAACAGGCCCGGCGCGTTTGCCAGACAGACCAGCCGTGACTCCGTGTTAAAG GTGGAGATTGACCCTTTTGACCTGGTTGATGGATCGAGCACCATCCACGAGGCCGCCACCAGGAACGACGTGCCTTCTCTCGTTAAACTTCTTGAGGGTGGACACG ACATCAACGATAAGGACTGGGCCGGCCGGAGTGCGGTGTTCCTGGCGGTGAGGAGCCACAGCTACGGCGCGCTGGAGCTGCTACTGCGGCACGGCGCTGACACGGCCGGCGTGGTCGCACACTCGGACGACGCGGCCCTGCACTACGCCGTGAAGGGGGGAGATGTCAGAATCGTCAACGTGAGTTCAGCAAATACAGTGCTGATAGTAACAATAGCACCTGAGCTCAAACTTTCTTACACATGA
- the LOC118422703 gene encoding calcium-dependent protein kinase 16-like, with the protein MMLFLALVLSVATAMPAPRKGEEYFDTLDTNTDGIITLHEAEHELTVASIFSAMDADCDGFITRGQILFYFREFVEAFDGLDLNGDGFLTVQEAETATTIGRIFAFFDTNADGQLERWEADRLIQLIVQLQSAAAAQGTACATPGP; encoded by the exons ATGATGCTGTTTTTGGCGCTCGTGCTCTCTGTAGCCACAGCTATGCCTGCTCCCAG GAAGGGTGAGGAATACTTTGACACCTTGGACACCAACACTGACGGTATCATCACCCTACACGAGGCGGAACATGAGCTCACTGTGGCTTCCATCTTCTCGGCCATGGACGCTGACT GCGACGGTTTCATCACTCGTGGACAGATCCTTTTCTACTTCCGTGAATTCGTGGAAGCGTTTGATGGGCTGGACCTGAACGGAGACGGTTTCCTGACCGTGCAGGAGGCGGAGACCGCCACAACGATAGGCCGCATCTTCGCTTTCTTCGACACCAACG CTGACGGTCAGCTGGAGAGGTGGGAGGCGGACAGGTTGATCCAGCTCATCGTGCAGCTGCAGTCCGCCGCTGCCGCACAAGGCACGGCCTGCGCCACCCCTGGCCCCTAA